From the genome of Symphalangus syndactylus isolate Jambi chromosome 5, NHGRI_mSymSyn1-v2.1_pri, whole genome shotgun sequence, one region includes:
- the KRTAP8-1 gene encoding keratin-associated protein 8-1 produces MLCDNFPGAVFPGCYWGSYGYPLGYSVGCGYGSTYSPVGYGFGYGYNGCGAFGYKRYSPFAFY; encoded by the coding sequence ATGCTCTGCGACAACTTCCCCGGGGCTGTCTTCCCAGGATGCTACTGGGGCAGTTATGGCTACCCACTGGGATATAGCGTTGGCTGTGGCTATGGCAGCACCTACTCCCCAGTGGGCTATGGCTTCGGCTATGGCTACAACGGCTGTGGGGCTTTCGGCTACAAGAGATACTCGCCATTTGCTTTCTACTGA